The Streptomyces sp. NBC_00691 genome has a segment encoding these proteins:
- a CDS encoding YiaA/YiaB family inner membrane protein, which produces MSDTPVKQQNTAAYYAQAVASFSLALGAVAVGIYQLEASAWVRAFLAVAVLYLTTSAFTLAKVVRDRQEAGQIVSRVDQARLEKLLAEHDPFQKL; this is translated from the coding sequence ATGAGTGACACACCGGTCAAGCAGCAGAACACCGCCGCCTACTACGCCCAGGCCGTCGCCTCCTTCTCGCTCGCCCTCGGCGCCGTGGCCGTCGGCATCTACCAGCTGGAGGCCAGCGCCTGGGTCCGCGCCTTCCTCGCCGTCGCGGTCCTGTACCTCACCACCTCGGCCTTCACGCTCGCCAAGGTCGTCCGCGACCGCCAGGAGGCCGGGCAGATCGTCAGCAGGGTCGACCAGGCCCGGCTGGAGAAGCTGCT